The Vidua macroura isolate BioBank_ID:100142 chromosome 11, ASM2450914v1, whole genome shotgun sequence genome includes a region encoding these proteins:
- the DPEP1 gene encoding dipeptidase 1 isoform X2, with amino-acid sequence MPGRSVWVLALALALALPSTGQKHLEEAKRIMTTTPVIDGHNDLPWQLLWKFNNQLRLPAANLTLLNDTHTNIPKLRQGHVGGQFWSVYVPCGTQNKDAVRRTLEQMDVVQRMCDLYPETFACVTDTSGIREAFRSGKVASLIGVEGGHSIDSSLGVLRTLYRLGARYMTLTHSCNTPWADNWLVDTKDEKPVHHGLSPFGKMVVEEMNRLGMIVDLAHVSVDTMKVVLNISKAPVIFSHSSAYSICQHRRNVPDDVLHLVASTGSLVMVNFYNAYVTCSDKAKLSDVADHMDHVKKVAGAQAVGFGGDYDGVTGVPTGLEDVSKYPALVAELLARNWTEEEVKGALAENLLRVFSRVEEVKRSLQGTAAHETPIAFEELEGPCRTSYGYPNGAGTARRPPAALALALALALLLSVLS; translated from the exons gcacaacgacctgccctggcagctcctctggAAGTTCAACAACCAGCTgaggctgccagcagccaaCCTGACACTGCTGAACGACACCCACACCAACATCCCCAAACTGCGCCAGGGGCATGTGGGCGGGCAG TTCTGGTCGGTGTACGTGCCCTGCGGGACGCAGAACAAGGACGCGGTGAGGCGCACGCTGGAGCAGATGGACGTGGTGCAGCGCATGTGCGACCTGTACCCCGAGACCTTCGCCTGCGTCACCGACACCAGCG GCATCCGGGAGGCGTTCCGGAGCGGGAAGGTGGCCAGCCTCATCGGGGTGGAGGGCGGCCACTCCATCGACAGCAGCCTGGGCGTCCTGCGCACCCTCTACCGCCTGGGTGCCCGCTACATGACCCTCACCCACAGCTGCAACACCCCCTG GGCTGACAACTGGCTGGTGGACACCAAGGATGAAAAACCTGTGCACCACGGCCTCTCACCCTTTGGGAAG ATGGTGGTGGAGGAGATGAACCGCCTGGGCATGATCGTGGACCTGGCCCACGTCTCAGTGGACACGATGAAGGTCGTGCTGAACATCTCCAAAGCCCCCGTCATCTTCAGCCACTCCTCTGCCTACAGCATCTGCCAGCACCGCCGCAACGTGCCCGACGACGTGCTGCACCTGGTG GCCTCCACGGGCAGCTTGGTGATGGTCAACTTCTACAACGCCTACGTGACCTGCAGCGACAAGGCCAAGCTGTCCGATGTCGCAG ACCACATGGACCATGTGAAGAAGGTGGCTGGTGCCCAGGCCGTCGGCTTCGGGGGGGACTACGACGGGGTCACAGG ggtcCCCACTGGCCTGGAGGACGTCTCCAAGTATCCTGCGCTGGTGGCCGAGCTGCTGGCGAGGAACTGGACGGAGGAGGAGGTGAAGGGAGCCCTGGCTGAGAACCTGCTCCGGGTCTTCAGCAGAGTGGAGGAG GTGAAGAGGAGCCTGCAGGGCACGGCTGCCCACGAGACCCCCATCGCCTTCGAGGAGCTGGAGGGGCCGTGCAGAACCAGCTACGGGTACCCCAACGGCGCCGGCACTGCCCGGCGCCCGccggcagccctggcactggcactggcgctggccctgctcctctccGTGCTCTCCTAG
- the CHMP1A gene encoding charged multivesicular body protein 1a produces the protein MDGTGGLGDTLFQLKFTAKQLEKLSKKAEKDSKAEQAKVKKALQQKNVECARVYAENAIRKKNEGLNWLRMASRVDAVASKVQTAVTMKGVTKNMAQVTKALDKALSSMDLQKVSAVMDKFEQQVQNLDVHTSVMEDSMSSATTLSTPQEQVDSLIVQIAEENGLEIMDQLSQLPEGASAVGESSVRSQEDQLSRRLAALRN, from the exons ATGGACGGTACCGGGGGCTTGGGCG aCACGCTCTTCCAGCTGAAG TTCACAGCCAAGCAGCTGGAGAAGCTCTCCAAGAAAGCCGAGAAGGACTCCAAGGCCGAGCAGGCCAAAGTGAAAAAG GCGCTGCAGCAGAAGAACGTGGAGTGTGCGCGGGTCTATGCCGAGAACGCCATCCGCAAGAAGAACGAGGGGCTCAACTGGCTGCGCATGGCCTCCCGCGTGGACGCCGTGGCCTCCAAGGTGCAGACAGCCGTCACCATGAAGGGG GTGACGAAAAACATGGCTCAGGTGACCAAGGCCCTGGACAAGGCCCTGAGCTCCATGGACCTGCAGAAGGTGTCGGCAGTGATGGATAAATTCGAGCAGCAAGTGCAGAATTTGGACGTTCACACCTCG GTCATGGAGGACTCCATGAGCTCGGCCACCACGCTGAGCACGCCGCAGGAGCAGGTGGACAGCCTGATCGTCCAGATCGCCGAGGAGAACGGGCTGGAGATCATGGACCAGCTGAGCCAGCTGCCCGAGGGGGCCTCGGCCGTGGGGGAGAGCTCCGTGCGCTCCCAGGAGGACCAGCTGTCCCGGAG GCTGGCTGCCCTGCGGAACTGA
- the CDK10 gene encoding cyclin-dependent kinase 10 — protein sequence MDNEKDGMPISSLREITLLLQLQHPNIVELKDVVVGNHLESIFLVMGYCEQDLASLLENMQTPFSEAQVKCIILQVLKGLQYLHENYIIHRDLKVSNLLMTDKGCVKIADFGLARTYGMPPKPMTPKVVTLWYRAPELLLGMTTQTTSIDMWAAGCILAELLAHKPLLPGTSEIHQIDLIVQLLGTPNENIWPGFSKLPLATQYTLRKQPYNNLKHRFPWLSEAGLRLLNFLFMYDPKKRATAKDCLESSYFKEKPLPCEPELMPTFPHHRNKRAASTATESQAKRSKP from the exons ATGGACAACGAGAAAGATG GAATGCCCATCAGCAGCCTGCGGGAGAtcaccctgctcctgcagctccagcaccccaACATTGTGGAGCTGAAGGACGTGGTTGTGGGAAACCACCTGGAGAG CATTTTCCTGGTGATGGGATACTGCGAGCAGGACCTGGCCAGTCTCCTGGAGAACATGCAAACGCCCTTCTCGGAGGCTCAG GTGAAGTGCATCATCCTGCAGGTGCTCAAGGGCCTGCAGTACCTCCATGAGAACTACATCATCCACAG GGACCTGAAGGTGTCCAACCTGCTGATGACCGACAAGGGCTGTGTGAAGATAG CTGATTTCGGCTTGGCACGCACCTACGGGATGCCCCCTAAGCCCATGACCCCCAAAGTGGTGACTCTGTG GTACCGCGCAccggagctgctgctggggatgaCGACCCAGACTACCAGCATTGACATGTG ggctgctggctgcatCCTGGCCGAGCTGCTGGCACACAAACCGCTGCTGCCAGGCACCTCCGAGATCCACCAGATCGACCTCATcgtgcagctcctggggacacccaacGAGAACATCTGGCCG GGCTTCTCCAAGCTGCCGCTGGCCACCCAGTACACCCTGCGCAAACAGCCCTACAACAACCTGAAGCACAGGTTTCCCTGGCTCTCGGAGGCTGGGCTGCGACTGCTCAACTTCCTCTTCATGTACGACCCCAAGAAAAG GGCCACAGCCAAGGACTGCCTGGAGAGTTCCTACTTCAAGGAGAAGCCCTTGC CCTGTGAGCCGGAGCTGATGCCCACCTTCCCACACCACCGGAACAAGCGGGCGGCCAGCACGGCGACGGAGAGCCAGGCCAAGCGCAGCAAGCCCTGA
- the VPS9D1 gene encoding VPS9 domain-containing protein 1 isoform X2: MAAPGGGEGPAPGRGGRGLQGAMRAASGALGMDSAGRTREAYVEYLRSITLIAQALQEEAAGTENSEGVTPDTPKLLKLAEQCLERVKSIAAALGKAQVKAAAPERGGGPAPLPRHRRVCSDEGGKLSPFLPPEIFQKLQIAEAQSARKELTPLEEASLQNQKLKAAYEARVARLNPSQAVQKTSLTLSLQRQMMENLVIAKAREETLQRKMEERRLRLQEAANRRFSSSVALTPEEQEQRALYAAILEYEQDHDWPKQWKAQLKRSPADLSVVSGLFSCLLSGALGPAEPPEPPRESSFEDLERFLASPEGWGPAEPPASSGQDTALPELLKGVVRDIHNAIDRLLALTLLAFEGLGSAAGKDQCLACLEEAFFPPLWAPLLALYRTVQQPREAALARSMERHRRASPADMGLASRLFPPGQPAYASAVQDLRLIPLETCPRRKLECIVRALRGICECAEEYCGTRDARSLATAAIGADDLLPILSYVVLQTGLPQLLSECAALEEFIHEGMCAGSALRQEQRQDYGQEFRQEFHQEYRRSLERELGPAGTCPGPAVAERLRQRLQQEPALLEALQEDALALLARGLRDHPDPQLALRGLASAFRLLELAAVNLYLFPWRREFGTIPTFSGAYVHLLRPALPEADLVRSLGRLGYERRDQHRLAVGQLPPGPALIGAAVGFLACRLECEILAELAPRLRRPRADELLEARHRAGGTEGCPEMLQELGTQRGAAADCGDDVDLYRESPDSPEDTGSKDTAPPALWRDPQDVPARGWGRCDSTLGPEPAGSADPDTSHLLPEREMAGPGRSPQVLAEPRDSLQATPELPCYQLHSCLHRGMLPSYCCSTCRQLHGGSCAVGRACRGRHRGQELRGERQQRLWLQRTELDMLLAKGSAPRS, from the exons ATGGCCGCGCCGGGGGGCGGCGAGGGccccgcgccgggccgggggggCCGCGGGCTGCAGGGAGCCATGAGGGCGGCGAGCGGCGCCCTGGGCATGGACAGCGCCGGGCGGACCAGG GAGGCCTACGTGGAGTACCTGAGGAGCATCACCCTGATCGCCCAGGCCCTGCAGGAGGAGGcggcagggacag AGAACAGCGAGGGGGTCACCCCGGACACCCCGAAACTGCTGAAGCTGGCGGAGCAGTGCCTGGAGAGGGTCAAATCCATCGCAGCGGCGCTGG ggaaAGCCCAGGTGAAAGCGGCTGCaccggagcggggcgggggcccCGCGCCTCTCCCCCGGCACCGCCGCGTCTGCTCGGACGAGGGGGGGAAGCTCTCGCCATTCCTGCCCCCGGAGATCTTCCAGAAGCTGCAGATCGCTGAGGCACAGAGCGCACGCAA GGAGCTGACCCCGCTGGAGGAGGCCTCCCTGCAGAACCAGAAGCTGAAGGCGGCCTACGAGGCGCGGGTGGCGCGGCTGAACCCAAGCCAGGCCGTGCAGAAAACATCCCTG ACGCTGTCCCTGCAGCGGCAGATGATGGAGAACCTGGTGATCGCCAAGGCCCGAGAGGAGACT ctgcagcGCAAGATGGAAGAGCGGCGGCTGCGGCTGCAGGAGGCGGCCAACCG gaggtTCTCCAGCAGCGTGGCCCTCACCCccgaggagcaggagcagcgaGCACTCTACGCTGCCATCCTCGAGTATGAGCAGGACCAT GACTGGCCAAAGCAGTGGAAGGCGCAGCTGAAGCGGAGCCCGGCGGATCTCTCCGTGGTGTCAGGGctcttctcctgcctcctgag CGGCGCCCTGGGGCCCGccgagccccccgagcccccccggGAAAGCTCCTTCGAGGACCTGGAGCGGTTCCTGGCGTCCCCCGAGGGCTGGGGCCCCGCAGAGCCCCCGGCCAGCTCCGGACAGGACACGGCGCTGCCCGAGCTGCTGAAGGGCGTCGTGAGGGACATCCACAACGCCATCG ACAGGCTGCTGGCTCTGACTCTGCTGGCCTTCGAGGGGCTCGGCAGCGCCGCCGGCAAGGACCAGTGCCTGgcctgcctggaggaggcttTCTTCCCCCCGCTGTGGGCCCCGCTCCTGGCCCTCTACAG GACCGTGCAGCAGCCCCGCGAGGCGGCCCTGGCGCGCAGCATGGAGCGGCACCGGCGCGCCAGCCCCGCCGACATGGGGCTGGCCTCGCGCCTCTTCCCGCCAGGCCAGCCCGCGTACGCCTCGGCCGTGCAGGACCTGCGCCTCATCCCGCTGGAGACCTGTCCCCGCAGGAAGCTGGAGTGCATCG TGCGGGCCCTGCGCGGCATCTGCGAGTGTGCCGAGGAGTACTGCGGCACCCGGGACGCCCGGAGCCTCGCCACGGCCGCCAT CGGGGCAGACGACCTGCTGCCCATCCTGTCCTACGTGGTGCTGCAGACggggctgccccagctgctctccGAGTGTGCCGCCCTGGAGGAGTTCATCCATGAGGG GATGTGTGCAGGCTCGGCGCTGCGGCAGGAGCAGCGGCAGGACTACGGGCAGGAGTTCCGGCAGGAATTCCACCAGGAGTACCGCCGCTCACTGGAGCGGGAGCTCGGCCCCGCCGGGacctgccccggccccgccgtggCGGAGCGGCTGCGGCAgcggctgcagcaggagccggCGCTGCTGGAGGCCCTGCAGGAGGacgccctggcactgctggcccgGGGGCTGCGGGACCACCCCGACCCCCAGCTGGCGCTGCGAGGCCTGGCCAGCGCCTTCCGGCTGCTGGAGCTGGCGGCCGTCAACCTCTACCTCTTCCCGTGGCGCCGGGAGTTCGGCACCATCCCG ACCTTCTCCGGCGCCTACGTGCACCTGCTGCGCCCGGCGCTCCCCGAAGCCGACCTGGTGCGGAGTTTGGGCCGACTGGGCTACGAGCGGCGGGACCAGCACCGCCTGGCCGTGGGCCAGCTGCCCCCGGGCCCCGCACTGATCGGCGCCGCTGTCGGCTTCCTGGCCTGCCGCCTGGAGTGCGAGATCCTGGCGGAGCTGGCGCCGCGGCTGCGGCGGCCCCGCGCCGATGAGCTGCTGGAGGCGCGGCACCGGGccgggggcaccgagggctgcccggagatgctgcaggagctggggacgCAGCGCGGGGCGGCTGCCGACTGCGGTGACGACGTGGATCTCTACCGGGAGAGCCCAGACAGCCCTGAGGACACGGGGAGCAAGGACACGGCCCCACCAGCGCTGTGGAGGGACCCTCAGGATGTGCCCGCGAGGGGCTGGGGACGCTGCGACAGCACGCTTGGGCCAGAGCCTGCGGGCAGCGCTGATCCGGACACCTCTCACCTCCTCCCGGAGCGGGAGATGGCGGGGCCCGGCAGAAGTCCCCAGGTGCTGGCGGAGCCTCGGGATTCCCTCCAAGCCACGCCGGAGCTGCCCTGCTACCAGCTGCACTCGTGCCTGCACCGGGGCATGCTGCCCTCGTactgctgcagcacctgccGGCAGCTGCACGGCGGCAGCTGCGCCGTGGGACGCGCCTGCCGCGGCCGGCACCGCGGCCAGGAGCTGCGCGGGGAGCGGCAGCAGCGCCTCTGGCTGCAGCGCACGGAgctggacatgctgctggccaagggcTCTGCGCCCCGCTCCTGA
- the VPS9D1 gene encoding VPS9 domain-containing protein 1 isoform X1, translating to MAAPGGGEGPAPGRGGRGLQGAMRAASGALGMDSAGRTREAYVEYLRSITLIAQALQEEAAGTENSEGVTPDTPKLLKLAEQCLERVKSIAAALGKAQVKAAAPERGGGPAPLPRHRRVCSDEGGKLSPFLPPEIFQKLQIAEAQSARKELTPLEEASLQNQKLKAAYEARVARLNPSQAVQKTSLTLSLQRQMMENLVIAKAREETLQRKMEERRLRLQEAANRRFSSSVALTPEEQEQRALYAAILEYEQDHDWPKQWKAQLKRSPADLSVVSGLFSCLLSCPEHPITQLLRRLQCAVYARLYPAVSRGPADASPASPSGLSFLSLDAGGSSLPAEPGGRRLRASRSLHCMFSVPEHGPAALRHSQSSTPLADSGALGPAEPPEPPRESSFEDLERFLASPEGWGPAEPPASSGQDTALPELLKGVVRDIHNAIDRLLALTLLAFEGLGSAAGKDQCLACLEEAFFPPLWAPLLALYRTVQQPREAALARSMERHRRASPADMGLASRLFPPGQPAYASAVQDLRLIPLETCPRRKLECIVRALRGICECAEEYCGTRDARSLATAAIGADDLLPILSYVVLQTGLPQLLSECAALEEFIHEGMCAGSALRQEQRQDYGQEFRQEFHQEYRRSLERELGPAGTCPGPAVAERLRQRLQQEPALLEALQEDALALLARGLRDHPDPQLALRGLASAFRLLELAAVNLYLFPWRREFGTIPTFSGAYVHLLRPALPEADLVRSLGRLGYERRDQHRLAVGQLPPGPALIGAAVGFLACRLECEILAELAPRLRRPRADELLEARHRAGGTEGCPEMLQELGTQRGAAADCGDDVDLYRESPDSPEDTGSKDTAPPALWRDPQDVPARGWGRCDSTLGPEPAGSADPDTSHLLPEREMAGPGRSPQVLAEPRDSLQATPELPCYQLHSCLHRGMLPSYCCSTCRQLHGGSCAVGRACRGRHRGQELRGERQQRLWLQRTELDMLLAKGSAPRS from the exons ATGGCCGCGCCGGGGGGCGGCGAGGGccccgcgccgggccgggggggCCGCGGGCTGCAGGGAGCCATGAGGGCGGCGAGCGGCGCCCTGGGCATGGACAGCGCCGGGCGGACCAGG GAGGCCTACGTGGAGTACCTGAGGAGCATCACCCTGATCGCCCAGGCCCTGCAGGAGGAGGcggcagggacag AGAACAGCGAGGGGGTCACCCCGGACACCCCGAAACTGCTGAAGCTGGCGGAGCAGTGCCTGGAGAGGGTCAAATCCATCGCAGCGGCGCTGG ggaaAGCCCAGGTGAAAGCGGCTGCaccggagcggggcgggggcccCGCGCCTCTCCCCCGGCACCGCCGCGTCTGCTCGGACGAGGGGGGGAAGCTCTCGCCATTCCTGCCCCCGGAGATCTTCCAGAAGCTGCAGATCGCTGAGGCACAGAGCGCACGCAA GGAGCTGACCCCGCTGGAGGAGGCCTCCCTGCAGAACCAGAAGCTGAAGGCGGCCTACGAGGCGCGGGTGGCGCGGCTGAACCCAAGCCAGGCCGTGCAGAAAACATCCCTG ACGCTGTCCCTGCAGCGGCAGATGATGGAGAACCTGGTGATCGCCAAGGCCCGAGAGGAGACT ctgcagcGCAAGATGGAAGAGCGGCGGCTGCGGCTGCAGGAGGCGGCCAACCG gaggtTCTCCAGCAGCGTGGCCCTCACCCccgaggagcaggagcagcgaGCACTCTACGCTGCCATCCTCGAGTATGAGCAGGACCAT GACTGGCCAAAGCAGTGGAAGGCGCAGCTGAAGCGGAGCCCGGCGGATCTCTCCGTGGTGTCAGGGctcttctcctgcctcctgag CTGCCCCGAGCACCCCATCACGCAGCTGCTGCGGCGGCTGCAGTGCGCGGTGTACGCCCGGCTCTACCCCGCCGTcagccgcggccccgccgaCGCCTCCCCCGCCTCCCCCTCGGGCCTGTCCTTCCTGTCGCTGGACGCGGGGGGCTCCTCGCTGCCCGCCGAGCCGGGGGGCCGCCGGCTCCGGGCGTCCCGCAGCCTGCACTGCATGTTCTCCGTGCCCGAGCACGGCCCGGCCGCGCTGCGGCACAGCCAGTCCAGCACCCCCCTCGCCGACAGCGGCGCCCTGGGGCCCGccgagccccccgagcccccccggGAAAGCTCCTTCGAGGACCTGGAGCGGTTCCTGGCGTCCCCCGAGGGCTGGGGCCCCGCAGAGCCCCCGGCCAGCTCCGGACAGGACACGGCGCTGCCCGAGCTGCTGAAGGGCGTCGTGAGGGACATCCACAACGCCATCG ACAGGCTGCTGGCTCTGACTCTGCTGGCCTTCGAGGGGCTCGGCAGCGCCGCCGGCAAGGACCAGTGCCTGgcctgcctggaggaggcttTCTTCCCCCCGCTGTGGGCCCCGCTCCTGGCCCTCTACAG GACCGTGCAGCAGCCCCGCGAGGCGGCCCTGGCGCGCAGCATGGAGCGGCACCGGCGCGCCAGCCCCGCCGACATGGGGCTGGCCTCGCGCCTCTTCCCGCCAGGCCAGCCCGCGTACGCCTCGGCCGTGCAGGACCTGCGCCTCATCCCGCTGGAGACCTGTCCCCGCAGGAAGCTGGAGTGCATCG TGCGGGCCCTGCGCGGCATCTGCGAGTGTGCCGAGGAGTACTGCGGCACCCGGGACGCCCGGAGCCTCGCCACGGCCGCCAT CGGGGCAGACGACCTGCTGCCCATCCTGTCCTACGTGGTGCTGCAGACggggctgccccagctgctctccGAGTGTGCCGCCCTGGAGGAGTTCATCCATGAGGG GATGTGTGCAGGCTCGGCGCTGCGGCAGGAGCAGCGGCAGGACTACGGGCAGGAGTTCCGGCAGGAATTCCACCAGGAGTACCGCCGCTCACTGGAGCGGGAGCTCGGCCCCGCCGGGacctgccccggccccgccgtggCGGAGCGGCTGCGGCAgcggctgcagcaggagccggCGCTGCTGGAGGCCCTGCAGGAGGacgccctggcactgctggcccgGGGGCTGCGGGACCACCCCGACCCCCAGCTGGCGCTGCGAGGCCTGGCCAGCGCCTTCCGGCTGCTGGAGCTGGCGGCCGTCAACCTCTACCTCTTCCCGTGGCGCCGGGAGTTCGGCACCATCCCG ACCTTCTCCGGCGCCTACGTGCACCTGCTGCGCCCGGCGCTCCCCGAAGCCGACCTGGTGCGGAGTTTGGGCCGACTGGGCTACGAGCGGCGGGACCAGCACCGCCTGGCCGTGGGCCAGCTGCCCCCGGGCCCCGCACTGATCGGCGCCGCTGTCGGCTTCCTGGCCTGCCGCCTGGAGTGCGAGATCCTGGCGGAGCTGGCGCCGCGGCTGCGGCGGCCCCGCGCCGATGAGCTGCTGGAGGCGCGGCACCGGGccgggggcaccgagggctgcccggagatgctgcaggagctggggacgCAGCGCGGGGCGGCTGCCGACTGCGGTGACGACGTGGATCTCTACCGGGAGAGCCCAGACAGCCCTGAGGACACGGGGAGCAAGGACACGGCCCCACCAGCGCTGTGGAGGGACCCTCAGGATGTGCCCGCGAGGGGCTGGGGACGCTGCGACAGCACGCTTGGGCCAGAGCCTGCGGGCAGCGCTGATCCGGACACCTCTCACCTCCTCCCGGAGCGGGAGATGGCGGGGCCCGGCAGAAGTCCCCAGGTGCTGGCGGAGCCTCGGGATTCCCTCCAAGCCACGCCGGAGCTGCCCTGCTACCAGCTGCACTCGTGCCTGCACCGGGGCATGCTGCCCTCGTactgctgcagcacctgccGGCAGCTGCACGGCGGCAGCTGCGCCGTGGGACGCGCCTGCCGCGGCCGGCACCGCGGCCAGGAGCTGCGCGGGGAGCGGCAGCAGCGCCTCTGGCTGCAGCGCACGGAgctggacatgctgctggccaagggcTCTGCGCCCCGCTCCTGA
- the VPS9D1 gene encoding VPS9 domain-containing protein 1 isoform X3: MAAPGGGEGPAPGRGGRGLQGAMRAASGALGMDSAGRTREAYVEYLRSITLIAQALQEEAAGTENSEGVTPDTPKLLKLAEQCLERVKSIAAALGKAQVKAAAPERGGGPAPLPRHRRVCSDEGGKLSPFLPPEIFQKLQIAEAQSARKELTPLEEASLQNQKLKAAYEARVARLNPSQAVQKTSLTLSLQRQMMENLVIAKAREETLQRKMEERRLRLQEAANRRFSSSVALTPEEQEQRALYAAILEYEQDHDWPKQWKAQLKRSPADLSVVSGLFSCLLSCPEHPITQLLRRLQCAVYARLYPAVSRGPADASPASPSGLSFLSLDAGGSSLPAEPGGRRLRASRSLHCMFSVPEHGPAALRHSQSSTPLADSGALGPAEPPEPPRESSFEDLERFLASPEGWGPAEPPASSGQDTALPELLKGVVRDIHNAIDRLLALTLLAFEGLGSAAGKDQCLACLEEAFFPPLWAPLLALYRTVQQPREAALARSMERHRRASPADMGLASRLFPPGQPAYASAVQDLRLIPLETCPRRKLECIVRALRGICECAEEYCGTRDARSLATAAIGADDLLPILSYVVLQTGLPQLLSECAALEEFIHEGYLIGEEGYCLTSLQSALSYVESLQ; the protein is encoded by the exons ATGGCCGCGCCGGGGGGCGGCGAGGGccccgcgccgggccgggggggCCGCGGGCTGCAGGGAGCCATGAGGGCGGCGAGCGGCGCCCTGGGCATGGACAGCGCCGGGCGGACCAGG GAGGCCTACGTGGAGTACCTGAGGAGCATCACCCTGATCGCCCAGGCCCTGCAGGAGGAGGcggcagggacag AGAACAGCGAGGGGGTCACCCCGGACACCCCGAAACTGCTGAAGCTGGCGGAGCAGTGCCTGGAGAGGGTCAAATCCATCGCAGCGGCGCTGG ggaaAGCCCAGGTGAAAGCGGCTGCaccggagcggggcgggggcccCGCGCCTCTCCCCCGGCACCGCCGCGTCTGCTCGGACGAGGGGGGGAAGCTCTCGCCATTCCTGCCCCCGGAGATCTTCCAGAAGCTGCAGATCGCTGAGGCACAGAGCGCACGCAA GGAGCTGACCCCGCTGGAGGAGGCCTCCCTGCAGAACCAGAAGCTGAAGGCGGCCTACGAGGCGCGGGTGGCGCGGCTGAACCCAAGCCAGGCCGTGCAGAAAACATCCCTG ACGCTGTCCCTGCAGCGGCAGATGATGGAGAACCTGGTGATCGCCAAGGCCCGAGAGGAGACT ctgcagcGCAAGATGGAAGAGCGGCGGCTGCGGCTGCAGGAGGCGGCCAACCG gaggtTCTCCAGCAGCGTGGCCCTCACCCccgaggagcaggagcagcgaGCACTCTACGCTGCCATCCTCGAGTATGAGCAGGACCAT GACTGGCCAAAGCAGTGGAAGGCGCAGCTGAAGCGGAGCCCGGCGGATCTCTCCGTGGTGTCAGGGctcttctcctgcctcctgag CTGCCCCGAGCACCCCATCACGCAGCTGCTGCGGCGGCTGCAGTGCGCGGTGTACGCCCGGCTCTACCCCGCCGTcagccgcggccccgccgaCGCCTCCCCCGCCTCCCCCTCGGGCCTGTCCTTCCTGTCGCTGGACGCGGGGGGCTCCTCGCTGCCCGCCGAGCCGGGGGGCCGCCGGCTCCGGGCGTCCCGCAGCCTGCACTGCATGTTCTCCGTGCCCGAGCACGGCCCGGCCGCGCTGCGGCACAGCCAGTCCAGCACCCCCCTCGCCGACAGCGGCGCCCTGGGGCCCGccgagccccccgagcccccccggGAAAGCTCCTTCGAGGACCTGGAGCGGTTCCTGGCGTCCCCCGAGGGCTGGGGCCCCGCAGAGCCCCCGGCCAGCTCCGGACAGGACACGGCGCTGCCCGAGCTGCTGAAGGGCGTCGTGAGGGACATCCACAACGCCATCG ACAGGCTGCTGGCTCTGACTCTGCTGGCCTTCGAGGGGCTCGGCAGCGCCGCCGGCAAGGACCAGTGCCTGgcctgcctggaggaggcttTCTTCCCCCCGCTGTGGGCCCCGCTCCTGGCCCTCTACAG GACCGTGCAGCAGCCCCGCGAGGCGGCCCTGGCGCGCAGCATGGAGCGGCACCGGCGCGCCAGCCCCGCCGACATGGGGCTGGCCTCGCGCCTCTTCCCGCCAGGCCAGCCCGCGTACGCCTCGGCCGTGCAGGACCTGCGCCTCATCCCGCTGGAGACCTGTCCCCGCAGGAAGCTGGAGTGCATCG TGCGGGCCCTGCGCGGCATCTGCGAGTGTGCCGAGGAGTACTGCGGCACCCGGGACGCCCGGAGCCTCGCCACGGCCGCCAT CGGGGCAGACGACCTGCTGCCCATCCTGTCCTACGTGGTGCTGCAGACggggctgccccagctgctctccGAGTGTGCCGCCCTGGAGGAGTTCATCCATGAGGG gTACCTGATCGGGGAGGAGGGGTACTGCCTGACGTCCCTGCAGAGCGCCCTGTCCTACGTGGAGTCCCTGCAGTGA